One genomic window of Cricetulus griseus strain 17A/GY chromosome 3, alternate assembly CriGri-PICRH-1.0, whole genome shotgun sequence includes the following:
- the Nps gene encoding neuropeptide S: MIDSCLKVIPRDLYQENGVNVAVTKLLSFLLCSSLKLNLILVLSLSTVHMFWGYPVLSSKVPGKPDYFLILLSSCPSRLEGSNGLAFLKPVLEKTSMKRSFRNGVGSGVKKTSFRRAKQ; this comes from the exons ATGATTGACAGTTGCCTGAAAGTCATACCGAGAGACCTTTACCAAGAGAATGGAGTGAATGTAGCTGTGACAA AGCTTTTGTCTTTTCTACTCTGCAGCTCGTTAAAACTCAACCTCATCTTGGTTCTGTCGCTGTCCACAGTGCACATGTTTTGGGGTTATCCAGTTCTCTCTTCCAAG GTGCCTGGGAAACCTGATTACTTTCTCATCCTGCTGAGCAGCTGCCCAAGCAGGCTGGAGGGGAGCAATGGACTAGCTTTCCTAAAGCCAGTTTTGGAGAAGACATCAATGAAAAGATCCTTTCGCAATGGAGTCGGCTCAGGGGTGAAAAAAACTTCATTTCGAAGAGCAAAGCAATGA